A region from the Pseudomonadota bacterium genome encodes:
- the yajC gene encoding preprotein translocase subunit YajC, giving the protein MRIFLFKMLLWLQPEATGAEAAQQVGERGGGQAPGCGGGGMQLGMLAVMFFMFYFLLIRPQQKRQREHDSMLKSLQKGDKVRTRGGIRGEVVEIGEQEATLQIADRVKINILRSHIEARAEKPRAGTEPDAKQPAPSKKS; this is encoded by the coding sequence ATGCGAATCTTCCTTTTCAAGATGCTGTTGTGGTTGCAGCCCGAGGCAACTGGCGCCGAGGCCGCACAGCAGGTTGGTGAGCGCGGGGGCGGTCAAGCGCCGGGTTGCGGGGGTGGCGGCATGCAGCTCGGAATGCTGGCGGTCATGTTCTTCATGTTCTACTTCCTGCTCATCCGCCCGCAGCAGAAGCGTCAGCGAGAGCACGACAGCATGCTCAAGTCGCTGCAGAAGGGTGACAAGGTTCGGACGCGAGGGGGGATTCGTGGCGAGGTGGTCGAGATCGGCGAGCAAGAGGCTACCCTGCAGATCGCGGATCGGGTCAAGATAAACATCCTGAGATCGCACATCGAAGCTCGCGCGGAAAAGCCTCGTGCCGGCACCGAGCCCGACGCGAAGCAGCCCGCTCCGAGCAAGAAGTCGTGA